A genome region from Bradyrhizobium guangzhouense includes the following:
- a CDS encoding methyl-accepting chemotaxis protein, whose amino-acid sequence MLISSSSEPGICDMDLSFIRRGGASRRAGVFQTQGRMNAAAMSLPKSEPVIANLSIRLKIMMGFAIVLLLSAGTMAGAWFGYEAILDGFDVYRISMSESDYAREIDSSLSAYQSNARYYALTGIKEAEAAAEEARRLLERTITAAKTETATLSWQQSIKELFEAYRAYTDSFNKVLALRAGIDRSAATMGGQAHVIRTALDQVKAPGAQAENIIERFDTIDRLVTTELKLHDEVLARDVLQRIEGFKGAIVRERRSPDVGGQALDELVASYRDGFARVEAAGQEIDRLMADMWKLRHGLSGAAASLKRVALAEQADAEKKTAVQIIHGQSVVVALALASIAIGLVLSFAIGRGIAKPVIAMCSSMIELANGRYEIVLPGLGRHDEVGKMAGAVESFKRQAIERAEREAAEIEERNRSAAELRRAELAKFAGGFEAAVGDIVNGISGSAQQLEAAASTLSRNAEATGGLTNAVVGAARESSSSIGLVASAAEELSLSINDIRTQVRNSNAISGNAVAQAKSTDARIATLAQASHRIGDVVKLITAVAEQTNLLALNATIEAARAGEAGRGFAVVAAEVKSLASQTARATEEIGSHVEGMQQATGDSIAAIKSIAGIIGDISAISGSIASAVDQQTATTQAIAQSAQQAASGTAQVSSNLEQVNREASETGSAASAVLQSARGLTEASHRLRAELDRFMANVVAA is encoded by the coding sequence TTGCTCATTTCCAGCTCCAGCGAACCGGGTATTTGCGATATGGATTTGAGCTTCATTCGGCGCGGCGGCGCATCGCGCCGGGCAGGCGTCTTCCAGACACAGGGCCGGATGAATGCAGCGGCCATGAGCTTGCCGAAAAGCGAGCCAGTCATCGCCAACCTGTCAATTCGCCTGAAAATCATGATGGGATTTGCTATCGTTCTGCTGCTGTCGGCGGGCACCATGGCGGGCGCCTGGTTTGGCTATGAGGCGATCCTCGACGGCTTCGACGTTTATCGTATCAGCATGTCGGAATCGGATTATGCGCGCGAAATCGACAGCTCGCTCTCGGCATACCAGAGCAACGCGCGCTATTACGCCCTGACGGGCATAAAGGAGGCGGAAGCTGCCGCGGAAGAGGCGCGACGCTTGCTCGAGCGAACGATCACGGCAGCCAAAACCGAGACTGCAACTCTCAGCTGGCAGCAGTCGATAAAGGAACTGTTCGAAGCCTACCGCGCCTATACCGATTCCTTCAACAAAGTGTTGGCGCTGCGCGCCGGGATCGATCGCTCGGCAGCCACGATGGGCGGACAGGCGCACGTCATCCGGACCGCGCTCGATCAGGTGAAGGCGCCGGGCGCTCAAGCAGAAAATATCATTGAGCGTTTCGATACGATCGATCGCCTCGTAACGACAGAATTGAAGCTCCACGATGAAGTCCTCGCGAGGGACGTCTTACAGAGAATAGAAGGGTTTAAAGGTGCGATCGTGCGAGAGCGTCGCTCGCCGGACGTCGGCGGACAGGCGCTCGACGAGCTCGTCGCGTCTTACCGAGATGGGTTCGCCCGAGTGGAGGCCGCAGGCCAAGAGATCGATCGTTTGATGGCGGACATGTGGAAGCTGCGTCACGGACTATCCGGGGCGGCCGCCTCTCTGAAGCGAGTGGCTTTGGCGGAGCAGGCTGATGCCGAGAAAAAGACCGCGGTGCAAATCATCCACGGTCAATCGGTAGTGGTTGCCCTTGCGCTCGCCTCGATTGCAATTGGCCTCGTGCTCTCCTTTGCGATCGGACGCGGTATCGCAAAACCTGTCATCGCGATGTGCAGCTCGATGATCGAGCTGGCAAACGGCCGCTATGAGATCGTGCTGCCGGGGCTCGGTCGGCACGACGAGGTCGGCAAGATGGCTGGCGCGGTCGAGAGCTTCAAGCGGCAAGCCATTGAGCGCGCCGAACGCGAAGCTGCGGAGATCGAAGAGCGTAACAGGTCGGCGGCCGAGCTGCGGCGCGCTGAGCTCGCTAAATTCGCTGGCGGCTTTGAGGCCGCGGTGGGTGACATCGTCAACGGCATTTCGGGTTCTGCTCAGCAACTCGAAGCAGCAGCATCAACGCTGTCACGCAATGCGGAGGCGACAGGGGGCCTGACCAACGCGGTGGTCGGCGCCGCGCGAGAATCGTCGAGCAGCATTGGTTTGGTCGCCTCGGCGGCCGAGGAGCTGTCGCTGTCGATCAATGATATTCGCACCCAGGTCCGCAACTCGAATGCGATCTCCGGTAATGCGGTAGCCCAGGCCAAGAGCACGGACGCCCGCATCGCGACGCTCGCGCAAGCCTCGCACCGGATTGGTGATGTCGTGAAGCTGATTACAGCGGTCGCAGAGCAGACCAATCTGCTCGCGCTCAATGCCACCATTGAGGCAGCCCGCGCCGGAGAGGCGGGCCGCGGCTTTGCCGTCGTCGCAGCCGAGGTGAAGTCGCTTGCAAGCCAAACCGCCCGTGCGACGGAGGAGATCGGCTCTCACGTCGAAGGTATGCAGCAAGCGACCGGAGATTCGATTGCCGCGATCAAGTCGATCGCCGGCATCATTGGCGATATCTCCGCCATCTCGGGTTCGATCGCGTCCGCCGTCGACCAGCAGACCGCGACGACACAGGCGATCGCACAGAGCGCGCAGCAGGCGGCCTCTGGCACCGCGCAGGTGTCATCCAATCTCGAGCAGGTCAATCGCGAAGCAAGCGAGACCGGCTCGGCGGCTTCCGCCGTGCTGCAATCAGCGCGCGGACTAACCGAGGCGAGCCACCGCCTGCGCGCGGAGCTTGACCGTTTCATGGCCAACGTCGTCGCGGCGTAG
- the cybH gene encoding Ni/Fe-hydrogenase, b-type cytochrome subunit — MTKISEIPGTLDAVGAVGTDRQSIYVYEAPVRIWHWLNALTISLLAVTGYLIASPLPSMPGEASNWYTMGYIRFVHFASGQVLAFAFLYRVYWAFVGNQYARQLFAFPIYNRIWRWGLLYELRWYLFLVRYPKKYVGHNPLANTAMFLFVIVMILMMLTGFALYAEGEGRDSLWYALFGWWFSIFPNSQDVHTVHHLGLWFIVTFVILHVYAAVREDIVSRQSMLSAIITGERTFRDSRPD; from the coding sequence ATGACGAAAATCTCGGAGATTCCGGGTACGCTGGACGCCGTCGGCGCCGTCGGCACGGATCGCCAATCAATCTATGTCTATGAGGCACCGGTACGGATCTGGCACTGGTTAAATGCGCTAACGATCTCTCTTCTGGCCGTTACCGGTTATCTAATCGCCTCGCCGCTTCCCTCGATGCCTGGTGAAGCTAGCAATTGGTACACGATGGGCTACATCCGATTTGTTCACTTCGCGTCGGGACAGGTGCTCGCCTTCGCGTTCCTTTATCGCGTCTACTGGGCGTTCGTCGGCAACCAGTATGCCCGCCAGTTGTTCGCGTTTCCGATCTACAACCGGATCTGGCGCTGGGGCCTTTTGTACGAGCTGCGATGGTACCTGTTCCTAGTGCGCTACCCGAAAAAATACGTCGGCCACAATCCTTTGGCCAATACTGCGATGTTCTTGTTCGTGATTGTGATGATCCTGATGATGCTGACCGGATTTGCACTTTACGCTGAGGGCGAAGGTCGCGACAGCTTATGGTATGCGCTGTTCGGCTGGTGGTTCTCGATCTTCCCAAACAGTCAAGACGTGCATACAGTGCACCATCTCGGCCTCTGGTTCATTGTGACTTTCGTCATCCTGCATGTATATGCTGCCGTGCGCGAGGACATCGTGTCGCGTCAGAGCATGCTATCGGCCATTATTACCGGCGAACGGACGTTTCGCGACTCGCGACCTGACTGA